The Antennarius striatus isolate MH-2024 chromosome 23, ASM4005453v1, whole genome shotgun sequence genome has a segment encoding these proteins:
- the LOC137590908 gene encoding disks large homolog 4-like isoform X1, whose protein sequence is MPLKREDTERAVLAMEAYQAGAAEGVKGRAEKLLNIFQSDLFQALLDIQEFYELTVCENQTMSQPNTPGQKYRYQDDETPPVDPSPGHMTHGRSAELSHSHLDEYAHPAALTMNGSEGELEYEEITLERGNSGLGFSIAGGTDNPHIGDDPSIFITKIIPGGAAAQDGRLRVNDSIVFVNDVDVREVTHSIAVEALKEAGPVVRLYVLRRRPPSERITQVKLMKGPKGLGFSIAGGVGNQHVPGDNSIYVTKIIEGGAAHRDGRLQIGDKILAVNHMSLEDVLHEDAVSSLKNTGEVVYLKVATPTSQYIHPADRYSPPDLTSSYMEPDYMCDYPQALPPPSPRRHSPILRGMMGEDDYSREPRRVCVQRGSTGLGFNIVGGEDGEGIFISFILAGGPADLSGELRKGDQILSVNGVDLRYATHEQAAAALKNAGQTVTIVAQYRPEEYSRFEAKIHDLREQMMNSSSGSLRASRSFYVRALFDYEKQWDCGVLSQALDFNFGEVLHVVDSADDEWWQARRVNQQGELEELGYIPSKHRVERKEWSRMKSKGREGFVHSYELITQIEVDYARPVIILGPTKDRVNDDLLSEFPDKFGSCVPHTTRPRRDYEADGRDYHFVSSREQMERDIQSHRFIEAGQYNNHLYGTSVQSVRQVAEQGKHCILDVSANAVRRLQAAHLHPIAIFIRPRSLENILDLNKRLSEDQARKALDRAIKLEQDFLECFTAIVYGDSFEEVYHLVKAVIEEQSGPYIWVPARDRL, encoded by the exons ATGCCGCTGAAGAGAGAAg ACACTGAGCGCGCTGTACTCGCGATGGAAGCCTACCAGgctggagcagctgaaggagtCAAAGGTCGAGCGGAGAAGTTACTGAACATCTTCCAGAGTGACCTGTTCCAGGCCTTGCTAG atatACAGGAGTTCtatgagctgacagtgtgtGAGAACCAGACAATGAGCCAACCAAACACACCTGGAcag aagTATCGTTACCAGGACGATGAGACCCCACCTGTGGATCCCAGTCCCGGTCACATGACCCATGGACGCAGCGCCGAGCTGAGCCACTCCCACCTGGACGAATACGCACATCCGGCCGCACTGACC ATGAACGGCTCGGAGGGAGAACTGGAGTACGAAGAGATCACTTTGGAGAGG GGGAACTCTGGTCTGGGCTTCAGCATTGCGGGAGGAACTGATAATCCTCACATAGGAGACGACCCgtccatcttcatcaccaaGATCAtcccaggaggagcagcagcacaggACGGACGCCtacg GGTGAACGACAGCATCGTGTTCGTGAACGACGTGGACGTGCGTGAGGTCACACACTCTATCGCTGTGGAGGCGTTGAAGGAGGCAGGGCCTGTAGTCAGACTCTATGTCCTGAGGCGACGCCCCCCAAGTGAACGCATCACACAGGTCAAACTGATGAAAGGCCCGAAag GCCTGGGCTTCAGTATCGCCGGCGGCGTAGGGAACCAACATGTTCCCGGGGACAACAGCATTTATGTGACGAAGATCATCGAGGGGGGGGCGGCGCACCGCGACGGACGCCTCCAGATCGGGGACAAGATCCTAGCG GTCAACCACATGTCTCTGGAGGACGTCCTTCACGAAGACGCCGTGTCTTCGCTGAAGAACACAGGGGAGGTGGTCTACCTGAaggtggccacgcccacctcccAGTACATACACCCAGCTGATCGATACAGCCCCCCCGACCTGACCAGCT CCTACATGGAGCCGGACTACATGTGTGATTACCCACAAGCCCTCCCTCCCCCGTCACCACGAAGACACTCACCCATCCTCCGCGGCATGATGGGAGAGGACGACTACTCCAGAGAACCTCGCCGGGTGTGTGTGCAGCGTGGCTCCACCGGCCTGGGCTTCAACATTGTGGGCGGAGAGGACGGAGAAGGGatcttcatctccttcatccTGGCAGGAGGACCAGCAGACCTGAGCGGGGAGCTCCGGAAGGGGGACCAGATCCTCAGT gtgaacGGGGTGGACCTCAGGTACGCCACACACGAacaggcagcagcagctctgaagAACGCCGGACAGACGGTCACCATCGTAGCACAGTACCGACCTGAAG AGTACAGCCGCTTTGAGGCCAAGATCCATGACCTGCGGGAGCAGATGATGAACAGCTCATCTGGAAGCCTGAGGGCCAGCCGCAGCTTCTATGTCAG GGCCTTGTTCGACTACGAGAAGCAGTGGGACTGTGGCGTCCTGTCTCAGGCCCTGGATTTCAACTTCGGGGAGGTCCTTCACGTGGTGGACAGCGCCGACGACGAGTGGTGGCAGGCCCGACGCGTCAATCAGCAgggagagctggaggagctggggtACATCCCGTCCAAACACAG AGTAGAGAGGAAGGAGTGGTCCCGCATGAAAAGTAAAG GTCGAGAAGGTTTCGTCCACAGCTATGAGCTCATCACCCAGATCGAAG TGGACTACGCCCGGCCCGTCATCATCCTGGGTCCGACCAAAGACCGGGTCAACGATGACTTGCTATCTGAGTTCCCTGACAAGTTCGGCTCCTGCGTCCCTC ATACAACCCGTCCCCGGAGGGACTACGAGGCCGATGGGCGGGACTACCATTTTGTGTCGTCACGGGAACAGATGGAGCGGGACATTCAATCCCACCGCTTCATTGAGGCGGGGCAGTACAACAACCACCTCTACGGGACGTCGGTGCAGAGCGTCAGACAGGTGGCCGAGCAG GGCAAACACTGCATCCTGGACGTGTCGGCCAATGCCGTGAGGAGACTGCAGGCTGCTCACCTTCACCCCATCGCCATCTTCATCCGCCCACGATCTCTGGAGAACATCCT GGACCTGAACAAGCGTCTGTCTGAGGACCAGGCCAGGAAGGCTCTGGACCGGGCCATCAAGCTGGAGCAGGACTTCCTGGAGTGTTTCACAG ccATTGTGTACGGCGACAGCTTCGAGGAGGTGTACCACCTGGTCAAAGCTGTCATCGAGGAGCAGAGCGGACCTTACATCTGGGTTCCTGCCCGAGACAGACTGTGA
- the LOC137590908 gene encoding disks large homolog 4-like isoform X2: MFVSVWYAKKMGRRFINNVRRAKRHRQRMMMNGSEGELEYEEITLERGNSGLGFSIAGGTDNPHIGDDPSIFITKIIPGGAAAQDGRLRVNDSIVFVNDVDVREVTHSIAVEALKEAGPVVRLYVLRRRPPSERITQVKLMKGPKGLGFSIAGGVGNQHVPGDNSIYVTKIIEGGAAHRDGRLQIGDKILAVNHMSLEDVLHEDAVSSLKNTGEVVYLKVATPTSQYIHPADRYSPPDLTSSYMEPDYMCDYPQALPPPSPRRHSPILRGMMGEDDYSREPRRVCVQRGSTGLGFNIVGGEDGEGIFISFILAGGPADLSGELRKGDQILSVNGVDLRYATHEQAAAALKNAGQTVTIVAQYRPEEYSRFEAKIHDLREQMMNSSSGSLRASRSFYVRALFDYEKQWDCGVLSQALDFNFGEVLHVVDSADDEWWQARRVNQQGELEELGYIPSKHRVERKEWSRMKSKGREGFVHSYELITQIEVDYARPVIILGPTKDRVNDDLLSEFPDKFGSCVPHTTRPRRDYEADGRDYHFVSSREQMERDIQSHRFIEAGQYNNHLYGTSVQSVRQVAEQGKHCILDVSANAVRRLQAAHLHPIAIFIRPRSLENILDLNKRLSEDQARKALDRAIKLEQDFLECFTAIVYGDSFEEVYHLVKAVIEEQSGPYIWVPARDRL, from the exons atgtttgtgtctgtgtggtacGCCAAGAAGATGGGACGGAGATTCATCAACAACGTGAGGAGAGCCAAGAGACACAGGCAGAGGATGATG ATGAACGGCTCGGAGGGAGAACTGGAGTACGAAGAGATCACTTTGGAGAGG GGGAACTCTGGTCTGGGCTTCAGCATTGCGGGAGGAACTGATAATCCTCACATAGGAGACGACCCgtccatcttcatcaccaaGATCAtcccaggaggagcagcagcacaggACGGACGCCtacg GGTGAACGACAGCATCGTGTTCGTGAACGACGTGGACGTGCGTGAGGTCACACACTCTATCGCTGTGGAGGCGTTGAAGGAGGCAGGGCCTGTAGTCAGACTCTATGTCCTGAGGCGACGCCCCCCAAGTGAACGCATCACACAGGTCAAACTGATGAAAGGCCCGAAag GCCTGGGCTTCAGTATCGCCGGCGGCGTAGGGAACCAACATGTTCCCGGGGACAACAGCATTTATGTGACGAAGATCATCGAGGGGGGGGCGGCGCACCGCGACGGACGCCTCCAGATCGGGGACAAGATCCTAGCG GTCAACCACATGTCTCTGGAGGACGTCCTTCACGAAGACGCCGTGTCTTCGCTGAAGAACACAGGGGAGGTGGTCTACCTGAaggtggccacgcccacctcccAGTACATACACCCAGCTGATCGATACAGCCCCCCCGACCTGACCAGCT CCTACATGGAGCCGGACTACATGTGTGATTACCCACAAGCCCTCCCTCCCCCGTCACCACGAAGACACTCACCCATCCTCCGCGGCATGATGGGAGAGGACGACTACTCCAGAGAACCTCGCCGGGTGTGTGTGCAGCGTGGCTCCACCGGCCTGGGCTTCAACATTGTGGGCGGAGAGGACGGAGAAGGGatcttcatctccttcatccTGGCAGGAGGACCAGCAGACCTGAGCGGGGAGCTCCGGAAGGGGGACCAGATCCTCAGT gtgaacGGGGTGGACCTCAGGTACGCCACACACGAacaggcagcagcagctctgaagAACGCCGGACAGACGGTCACCATCGTAGCACAGTACCGACCTGAAG AGTACAGCCGCTTTGAGGCCAAGATCCATGACCTGCGGGAGCAGATGATGAACAGCTCATCTGGAAGCCTGAGGGCCAGCCGCAGCTTCTATGTCAG GGCCTTGTTCGACTACGAGAAGCAGTGGGACTGTGGCGTCCTGTCTCAGGCCCTGGATTTCAACTTCGGGGAGGTCCTTCACGTGGTGGACAGCGCCGACGACGAGTGGTGGCAGGCCCGACGCGTCAATCAGCAgggagagctggaggagctggggtACATCCCGTCCAAACACAG AGTAGAGAGGAAGGAGTGGTCCCGCATGAAAAGTAAAG GTCGAGAAGGTTTCGTCCACAGCTATGAGCTCATCACCCAGATCGAAG TGGACTACGCCCGGCCCGTCATCATCCTGGGTCCGACCAAAGACCGGGTCAACGATGACTTGCTATCTGAGTTCCCTGACAAGTTCGGCTCCTGCGTCCCTC ATACAACCCGTCCCCGGAGGGACTACGAGGCCGATGGGCGGGACTACCATTTTGTGTCGTCACGGGAACAGATGGAGCGGGACATTCAATCCCACCGCTTCATTGAGGCGGGGCAGTACAACAACCACCTCTACGGGACGTCGGTGCAGAGCGTCAGACAGGTGGCCGAGCAG GGCAAACACTGCATCCTGGACGTGTCGGCCAATGCCGTGAGGAGACTGCAGGCTGCTCACCTTCACCCCATCGCCATCTTCATCCGCCCACGATCTCTGGAGAACATCCT GGACCTGAACAAGCGTCTGTCTGAGGACCAGGCCAGGAAGGCTCTGGACCGGGCCATCAAGCTGGAGCAGGACTTCCTGGAGTGTTTCACAG ccATTGTGTACGGCGACAGCTTCGAGGAGGTGTACCACCTGGTCAAAGCTGTCATCGAGGAGCAGAGCGGACCTTACATCTGGGTTCCTGCCCGAGACAGACTGTGA